The sequence CAACAAAGCGCTCGATCGCTCCTGAGCGGCCCCCACGACGGTCTGAGGGTTCGACACGGCGGCTGCTCAGACCGTCGATTCCGTTTCTGATCGGACACCACCTGCGGACCGACAGCCCGAAATCCGTTCGGTGACGACGCTTACATAGCAAATGACCGACCGGGAGCACCCTGCGGATCGACCGACACCGAACCGATCGGCGGGCGAGTCCGATTCTGACTCCAGCCTCGAGGGAGTGGATACGGGAGGCGAAGCGACTTCCGAGGGGACGGGGACCGACGAGGAAACGAGCGCGGGCCGGACGGATGCGGGAGCCGAGACGCTTCCCGCCGACGTCGTCGACGACGTCGAGCGACTGACGCGCCTCGAGCGGTCGACCCGCGACGACCACGAGGCTGCCCAGTACGCCGAGCGCGTCGACGACCTGCTATCGGCGCACGGATTCACGGCCCGTATTCGCGAGGACGACGGTGGCGACGTCCTCGTCTGTCACCCCGACTCGTGGCTCGCCGATGGCGTCGTCCACCCGGGTCGGATCGACGACGTCTCTCGAGCGGTCGAGATTCCGCTCGAGGGAACCGAGGATCCGGACGACTGGACGACCGTCGACACACACAACCGGGACCTCGCGAGCGCGGTTCGGGAAGCCCACGGCGACGTTCACGGTGCCAACGCAGCGGCGCTCGCGGATTTCGTCTCGAATCATTACGCGAAGGAGATCGAGTCGCTTTCGGGGCCGGAACTTCGCGAGTTCCGGGAGGAATACTTCGTCAGAAACGCGTGGCCGTCTGACCGCCAGCGATCCGCGATCGACGAGTCGATTCGACTCGTTTTCGAGGTGGCAGACGTGCCTGTGCCCGAGTACGACCGCTAGTGCAGTCGTTCAGTAACTCTCGTCGACGATCTCTCGGATCTCGTCGGCGCGGTCGTCGCCGGTAACGACCTTCGAGAGGGTCCAGCGGACGCCGTCGAGAACGGCCTCGTAGCCGTCGTCGGTCAGGGCGTACTGGTTGGTCCGCTTGTCGAGTTCGCTCTTTTCGACCAGACCGAGGTCGACGAGCTCGTCGAGGTTCGGGTAGAGACGACCGTGGTTTACTTCGGTCCCGTAGTACTCCTCGAGTTCGCGTTTGATCGCCAGCCCGTACATGGGCTCTTTCGCGAGGATCGTGAGGATGTTTGTCTGGAACGCGGTGAGTTCACGCGCAATGCTCTGTTCGCCGGTAATTGATTGTGCCTCTGACATGCGTTTGTAAATGTCACCAGACTATTTAAGACTTGCCAACTATTCGATCTGATGCCGATTAGATGCCGTCTAACCGACTGCGGCGGTGCCGGACGAGCCGCATTGTGGGGGTTCGTCTGTCGGCTGTCTGGCAGCCGTCAATTGACTGTTGAGAAGTGATTACGAAAGTACTTTTTGATCCACTGTGGATTTTCGGAGTATGGTTAACCTCTGGGAAGACCTGGAAACCGGACCGAACGCACCCGAAGAAATCTACGCGGTCGTCGAGTGTCTCAAGGGGGAGCGAAACAAGTACGAGTACGACAAGGATATCCCGGGCGTCGTCCTTGACCGCGTCCTCCACTCGAACGTTCACTACCCGTCTGACTACGGCTTCATCCCGCAGTCCTACTACGACGACGAGGACCCCTTCGACGTGCTCGTCCTCGTCGAAGACCAGACGTTCCCCGGCTGTGTCATCGAAGCCCGCCCCGTCGCGCTCATGAAGATGGACGACGACGGCGAACAGGACGACAAGGTCATCGCCGTCCCAAGCGAGGACCCCCGGTTCGACCACATCGAGGACCTCGAGGACATCACCCAGCAGACCCGTGACGAGATCGACGAGTTCTTCGCGACCTACAAGAACCTGGAGGAAGGCAAAGAGGTCGAGACGCTGGGCTGGGAGGACAGGCAGGCCGCCTACGACGCGATCGAGCACGCACAGGACCTCTACGAGGAACACTTCGGCTAGATTTCCGACGCACCGTTTTCCCGCTGATACGCACCGGTTATCCGACGGTGGCGATCGATGCATTATGAGCATGGGTAATTTTATTGGTGTGTCAGTCGTAGCCGTACTCGTTATGGCAGCGACTGATTCGTCACCCCACGAGGCGGCCCAGGCCGACGACCTCCCCGAGTCCGGGGTCGGTATGGATCACCCGACGGCCGTCCCGACGAACTTCGATCCGACGGCGAACGGCTGCCGGCGCGATTGACCGCTCGAGGTCACGGCGTGCTGTCCGCTGGTCCCGGATTCGACCTGCAGACTCTCGGCAAACGTTCTCAGGACACTGTCTCGAAACGAACCTTCTTGTATCCGGTCGGTCTACGACCGCTATGGGTCTGTTCGATCGATTGCGGGGTGACGGCGACCCCCGGGTTGCATTTATCGGAGTCGACGGTGTGCCGTTCAGTCTCCTCTCGGAGCACGAAGCGCAGTTCCCGAACTTCGCAGCGATCGCCGAGGAGGGAAGCGCCGGCGAAATCTCGAGTATCGTGCCGCCGGAATCGAGCGCGTGCTGGCCCGCTCTCACTACGGGGTCGAACCCCGGTGAAACCGGCGTCTACGGTTTTCAGGACCGCGAAGTCGGGACCTACGACACCTACGTCCCGATGGGTAACGAGGTCCAGGCCGACCGCATCTGGGACCGCGTCCAGGAGGCCGGCCGCCGGGCTACCGTGATGAACGTTCCCGTCACCTTTCCGCCCCAGCGGAACGTCCAGCGGATGGTCTCGGGCTTTCTCTCTCCCGGCCTCGAGAAGGCGGCCTATCCCGACGACCTCCGGGAGTACCTCGAGGGCCTCGACTACCGGATCGACGTCAACCCGAAGCTGGGTCACGAGGAGGACAAAGCCGACTTCATCGAGGACGCTCACGCGACGCTGGACGCCCGGTTCGAGGCCTTCGAACACTACATCGCGGAAGACGACTGGGATCTGTTCTTCGGCGTCTTCATGACGACCGACCGGGTCAACCACTTCCTCTTCGAGGACTACGAGCGCGACGGCGAGTACAAAGCGGAGTTCCTCGAGTTCTACCAGAAGGTCGACGACTACATCGGCCGTCTGCGCGAGGCTATGGCCGACGACGTCACCATGGTCGTCGCCTCCGACCACGGCTTTACGAGCCTCGACTACGAGGTCCACTTCAACGAGTGGCTCCGCGAGGAAGGCTGGCTCTCCTTTTCGACCGACGACCCCTCGGAACTCGGCGACATCAGCGACGACACCACGGCCTACTCGTTCATCCCCGGTCGGTTCTACCTCAACCTCGAGGGACGCGAACCCCGTGGGTCGGTCCCCGAGGAGGAGTACGACGACGTTCGCGACGAACTCGCCGACGCCCTCCTCGACCTCGAGGGCCCGGACGGCAGGCAGGTAGTCGACCGCGTCGTGCCCAAGGAGGAGGCGTTCCGCGGTGACCACGACGACATCGCGCCGGACCTCGTGGCGATCCCTGCGAAGGGCTTTGACCTCAAGTCCGGGTTCAAAGCCGACTCAGACGTCTTCACGAGCGGTCCGCGAAACGGCATGCACAGCTTCGACGACACGTCCCTGTACGTCGACCGCCCGGACGTTACGATCGACGACGCCGACCTCTTCGACATCGCCCCGACGATCCTCGACCTGATGGACCTCGAGTACAGTCGCAGTGAGTTCGACGGCGCGAGTCTGGTCTAGATCGGCACTCGTCCACCGCCCGGACGTCGAATCCGCGGTCGTTTTCCGACCGGGCGCGAACCTGCGTCCATGAAGGAGATTATCCACGCCCGCGGCCACGAGCACGTCAGCGCCGAGCACGCGAGCACGTTCGAGGTGACGACCGACGACTACCTCACGCCCGCCGGCGACTGCATCCTCGCGATCGAGGCCGATCGAGCGCCCGCGGACTTCGATCCCGAGTTCGTCGACGCCTGCCGAGACGCCGACGCCACGATCACGGTCACCGTCGAGGCCGACGGCTACTCGGATTCGGTCACGGGCCGGGGCGACCCCGACCTCGAGTTCACGAACGACCGCAGCGCCGTCGGGCGGACGAGCGAGTACGTCGACGACCGCACGATCGTGCTCGAGGCCGACCACGCCGCCGAAGGGTTCGATCGCGACCTCGTCGACGCGCTGGCCGACGGTGCCGGGGCGACGATCACGCTCGAGGTGACAGAAACCGACGCGTGAGTGACAGGAGCGGCCGAAACCATGATGTTCTGAAATTTGAAATCCAGTAGTATGTCCCAACGGGTGAGGTGCCCTCACTGTTCGGAACGGGTGTACATCGATATCGAACGCAAGGTCCTTCGGACGCGAAAGAAGATCGGCTCGCTGACGGACGGCTACGACCGATCTGCGGTCTGTCCTGACTGTAACGAGAAGTTCGCCTGCAAGATCGACGATCCGATCGGCGGTAGCTGGTAGGACCGACTCGACTGTGGGGAGTGGAGTCGACGGAACGTGGATTCGAACTCGACTTCGGTGACGATCGACACTCACGGACTCGGATTTCGACACCAGCGAGTCGTCCGGCTGTCGACGTCTCGAGTCGCCAGTCGAGTTCCCGGTCTGATCGACGGCCTCGGGCCGTCCCGAGTGGCGATGGCGTTACGGGGAAAGAGTCAATCCGTTCGCCACCCGGAACTGGAATATGAGCGACGATCCGGAGCCGACGGTCAACATCAGCGGCGGTACCGACGGCGGCGGCGTCGTGGCCACCTTCGATCCGGCGACCGCCGACAGCCGGGCCGAGCGCGTGGTCGATCGCCTCGGTGGACTGTACTGGCAGAAGACATACGGCGGGCAGGACGCCTTCACCTGTCTTGTCCGAACGATCCTGAGCCAGAACACGAGCGACGTCGCCAGCCAGCCCGCCCACGACGCGCTGCTCGAGCGCTACGAACCGTCGGCCGAGAGCGACGCGGACCTCGCAACTGCGCTCGCCGACGCCGAGCAATCGGTTCTCGCGGGGACGATCAGCGCCGCGGGTCTGTACAACCAGAAGTCACGGGTCCTGATCGCGACCGCCGAGTGGGTACTCGAGTCATTCGGCACCGCAGCGGCCTTCGACGCGTTCGTCAAAGACGAGGACCCCGAGACCGTCCGGGAGACGCTGCTCGAGGTCACCGGCGTCGGTCCCAAGACGGCCGACTGCGTGTTGCTGTTCGCTGGCGGCCGTGGCGGCGTCTTTCCCGTCGACACCCACGTCCACCGGATTTACAGGCGGCTGGGCGTCGCGCCGCCGGACGCCGATCACGAGGAAGTTCGGGCCATCCTCGAGCGCGAGGTCCCCGCAGCGAAGTGCGGATTCGGCCACACGGCGACGATCCAGTTCGGCCGCGAGTACTGCTCTGCGAGAACCCCGGCATGCCTCGAGGATCCCGACGCCTGCCCGATGGGCGACCGCTGTGACCAGGTCGGCGTCTTTCCCGACTCGAGTGAGGTCGTCGATCCGGCCGACGCCCCAGATTGAGCCAGTGGCTTCGTCGATGCGAACATCCGTCCGATCGTGACGACCACGACTCGAGACGCGACGGACGTTTCACTGTCTTTATCAAAAATCAGTTTAGCTACTGCAACGATGGCTGCATTCACGGACGCCGACCGGGACGCCGTCTACCGAACCATCTTCACCCGCCGGGACATCCGGCGCTTTCGCGACGACCCGATCCCCGAAGACGCTCTCGAGCGGATTCTCGAGGCGGCACACCACGCCCCGAGCGTGGGCTTCTCCCAGCCGTGGGATCTGCTGGTCGTCCGACGCGAGGAGACGAAAGCTGCCGTCGCAGAGGTCGCAGACCGGGCCATCGCGGCCGCCCGCGAGGCCTACGACGACCCCGACCGGGCTGCCTTCGACGACCTTAAACTCGAGGGTATCCGCGAGTCGCCGGTGAACGTCTGCGTGACCTGCGATCCGACGCGTGGCGCGCCCCACGTGCTCGGCCGAAGTTCGATGCGCCGGACGGACGTCTACTCGACCTGTCTCGCGGTCCAGAACCTCTGGCTCGCCGCCCGCGCCGAGGGCATCGGCGTTGGCTGGGTGAGTTTTCTGTATCCCTACGAACTGCAGGAACTGCTCGAGATTCCGCCCCACGTGAAACCGATCGCGTACCTCTGTCTGGGCTACCCCGAGGATGGGTTTCCCGCCGAGCCGGTGCTCCAGCAGGAGGGGTGGCGCGAGCGACTCGACCTCGAGGCGCTGGTCCACGAGGAACGGTGGGACGGCGAAACGACGCCGGCCGAGTAACGACTCACAGCAGGTCAGTCGGCCTGTAGAAACAGCGACTCACAGAGGGCGTCTTCGCCTTCTTCCTCGAGCAGTCGACGCTGTCGCTCGGCCCCGCTCTCACGCTCGTAGACCTCGCGGATCCCGTCGATTCCCAGCCGGTCACACTCGCGTGCGACGACGTCGCCGAGGTCGACGGTGCCCTCGAGGTCGCGGGCGATGAAGGAGGCGTCGTGGCCGTGGCGAATGGCCCGCCACTTGTTCTCGTCGAGCAGTTCCCGGCGCTGCTCGTCGGCGTGGCCGGTCGCGCCGTCGTCGTACTCCGCTGCGAGCCACTCGACGAGCGCGTGAGTGTACTCGACGAACGCGAAGACGACGTCGGGGTCGGCCTGTCCGTCTGGCGCGCGGATCTCGACGGTCCCGTGGGCGGTGTGCGGACGGACGTCGAACCAGAGTTCGCCCCGGTCGTCGATCGACCCGGTCTCGACCATCGTCCGTTCGAACCGATCGAAAGCCTCGAAGTCCTCGAAGTACGTCGGGATGCCGGTGTTTGGCAGTCCCTCGAAGAGCTTCGCGCGGGCAGACTCGAGGCCGGTGTCGAAGCCGTTCCAGAACGGCGAGTTCGCCGAGAGTGCGAGCATCACCGGCATGTACCAGCGCAACTCGTTTGCGATCCAGACGGCCTTGTCGGCGTCGTCGACGCCGACGTGGACGTGGACTCCGGCGGTCGTGTTCCGGTGCTGGGGGTACTGTATGCGGTCGAGTTGTGACTGGTACCGCGGTTTCTCGGCGTGCTCGAGTTCGCGCCACTTCGCGAGCGGGTGCAGACCCGCCGCCGCGATGCGATAGCCGTGGGCTTCCGCGTGGTCGATCAGCGCCTGGCGAACTGCACACATCGAGTCGCGGGCCTCGTCGAGGGCTTCGATCAGCGGCGTCTGGGTCTCGATCACGAATTTGAACAGTTCGTGATCGAGTCGCCCCTCGAGGAGTTCCGGCGGGTCGTGTTCGTAGACGAGTTCGTCCGTGCCGCTGGTCGGACGGCCGGCCTCGTCGACGACGAAGAATTCCTCTTCGATCCCCAGCGTGCCCATGCGCGTAAACGAATCCCGGGACCCGCGTTCCATCGTGGAGTGCTTTCGTCGCCGGCCCTATATACGGTTTGGAGTCGGAGAAGTGGCCGCCTTATTCGCGAAGCGCGTCCTCGCGCTCGGTCGCCTCGAGCGTCTCGGTCTCGAGATCCGTGGCGACGACGGCGGGCTTGTATGCGCCGCCCTCGAAGAGGTCGTGGTCGCTGACCGACGACTCGACGTAGCGGATGAACGCCCGGCGCTCGGGCGGCAGTTCGCCGTAGATAATCTCTTCCTCGACGAGGTCGTAGACCGGAATACGTGGCGTCAGGAGCGTGTTCTCGCCGACGACGCTGTTCTCGCCGACGACGAAGCCGCTCGTGACGCGACAGCCGGCACCCAGCGAGACGCCGTCCTCGAGGATGACGGGTGCGTTCTCGACGGGCTCTAAGACGCCGCCGATCAGCGTGTTCGCGCCGATCTTGACGTTCTCGCCGATCTGGGCGCAGGAGCCGATCGTGTCACAGGAGTCGACGAGCGTGCCGTCGCCGACGTAGGCCCCGATGTTCACGAAACTCGGGCTCATCATGATGCAGTCTTTCCCGAGGTAGGCCCCGCGTCGGATCGCCGTCCCGTTCGGCGTGTTTCGGGTGCCGCGCGCACCGAGGTCCTCGGTCTCGCGCAGTGGCAGGACGTCGTAGTGGTCGACGCCGCCGTAGCCGAACGGCTGGTTCTCCCGGAGGCCGAAGTTGAGCAGAATGCCCTGCTTGACCCACTCGTTGGCTTCCCACTCGCCGTCGCGCTTCTCGGCGGCCCGAACCTCGCCCGCCTCGAGCGCTTCGAGGAAGGCCTCGAGCGTGTCTATGGCGTCCGATCCGGCCGACTGGGCGTCGATTTCGCCGGCCTGCTTGCGGTCCCACAGCTCGGTTACGTCTGACTGGAGCGTACTCATGCGTCGATCACGTCCGCGAAGTCGTACCAGCCTGCCTTTGCTCCTGCGATCCAGACCGCCGCGTCGACCGCGCCCGCGGCGAAGACGCCGCGATCCTCGGCGCGGTGGGTGAGCCGAACCTCCTCGTGGTTGCCGGCGATGAGGATCTCGTGTTCGCCCGTGACGTCGCCGGCGCGCAGGACGTGGATGCCGATCTCGTCCTCCTCGCGCGGGTCGAAGCCCTCGCGGCCGTGCTTGCGTCCGGAAAACTCGCCGTGGGCTTCGATCTCTTCGAGCAGTCGGTTGGCGGTCCCGCTCGGGGCGTCGCGCTTTGCGTTGTGGTGGGTCTCGACGACCTCGACGTCGTAGCCCGGGAGGCTCCGGACGGCCTCGCCGACGACGTTGACCAGCGCCTGCACCCCGCGGGCGAAGTTGGGGGCGTGTAACACCGGGATTTCGTCGCTCAGCGACTCGAGGGCGTCGCGCTGGTCGTCGTCGAACCCGGTCGTCCCGGTGACGAAGGCGACGCCAGCCGCGGCACAGGCGCGGGCGTACTCGAGGGCCGACCCGGGGCCGGTGAAGTCGACCACGACGTCGGGTTCGTGGTCGGTGACGAGCGCGTCGAACTCGGCGGCTGGCTCGAGGCCGACACCCTCGACGGTCGCGCCGTCGGGGTCGCGGTTGACCGCGAATGCGGTCGTACAGTCGTCGTGATCGGCGACGGCCGCGAGTACCTCACGGCCCATCCGGCCCGTCGCGCCGGTGACGCCGATCCGTACCGTCATCGATCACCCTCCGCCGCGTCGAGGACCGGCCGTTCTTCCGCGAGGTCTTCGAGGATGCGCTCCATCTCGCCGACGTGTTCCTCGGAGAGTCGCGTCAGGGGCGAGCGCAGGCGGGCAGGACCGTAGCCGCGGATCTCCATCGCCTCCTTGACCGGGATTGGGTTGGTCTCGACGAATAGGTGGCGAAACAGCGGCCCGAGTTCGTGGTGGAGGTCTCGAGCGCGGTCGTAGTCGCCGTCGAGGGCCGCACCGACCATCGCACAGGTGCGTTCGGGTTCGACGTTCGCGGCGACGCTGATCGTCCCCGTCGCGCCGACGGAGATGGCCGGCACCGTCAGGGCGTCGTCACCGGAGAGGACCGCGAAGTCCTCGTCGACCGTTCGCTCGGCGATCTCGCCGATCTGGCCGAGGTCCCCGCTGGCGGCCTTGTAGCCCGTGATATTCTCGTGGCTGGCCAGTTCGACGGCCGTGTCCGGCTCGACGTTCTGCCCCGTCCGCGAGGGCACGTTGTAGACGATCTGTGGCAGGTCGACCGCGTCCGCGATCGTCCGGAAGTGCTCGACCAGCCCGCGCTGTTCGGGCTTGTTGTAGTACGGCGAAATCAGGAGCAGGCCGTCGGCACCGGCCGCTGCGGCGCGCTCTGAAAGCTCGAGCGCCTCGCGGGTGTTGTTCGAGCCGGTGCCGGCGATGACGGGGACGTCGTCGACGGCCTCGATGACGGCCTCGACGACGCGGACGTGTTCGTCGTGGGACAGCGTCGCCGATTCGCCGGTCGAGCCGACGGGGACGAGCCCGTCGACGCCGGCGGCCTCGAGGCGCTGGGCGTCTTCCTGCAGGGTGTCGAAGTCGATACGGTCGTCGTCGTCGAAGGGCGTGCACATCGCAGGGAACACGCCGGTGAAGTCGATTGCTGTCATTGGTCTGGTAGCGTTGGTGTCGTGTCTGTCGTGTGTATCGTCGCTGTCGTGAGCCGTGGTGTGGTGATCGGTCGATTCGACGAATCGACGATCACCAGATCTCGTCTTCGATCGTCTGTCGACGATCGGTGTGTAGTCTTCGATCGATCGTGGTGGACCGAACCGCGCCCGGGACGGGGGTGCCACTCCCGCCGCGAGCGCTCTCACGCACGTTTACGTTTCGGAAAACGGGGAGCGACGCCGCTCACGCCGGGATCGGCGGTCGAACCGACGGTCGGTCGAGCGACGTGCATCGTTACCCGAGATACGTCTCCGGGGCAACTTAGCCGTTGTGACTTCTCTCGGTCGTGTAGGCCACTGGCACGCTCGAGTCGGTCGTCCCCGACCCGTGATCGGCGTCGGCCTCCGCTTCGACTGTGGTTGGCGTCGCTCTCATCCCCGAGCGTGAGCAGCGTCGGCCTACGCCTCGAGGTCCACCCGCTCTCCGAGGGCTGGCGCACTCGCGTCGAATCCCTCGGCACGGAGTTCCTCGGCGAACGTCTCACAGCGGTCGCCGTGGACGACGAGAACCCGACTGTCCCTGTACGAATCGAGGAAGGCGAGCAGGCCCTCGCGGTCTGCGTGTGCAGAGAAGTCGTACTGTTCGACCTGCGCGCTGACGGGCATCACGCGACCGTCGATCTCTGCGCTGCCGGTCTCGAGTAAGTCCCGGCCGGGTGTGCCCTCGACCTGGTAGCCAGTCATGGCGATCTTGTTCGCCGGGTGCGAGCGAATCGCGGGCACGTAGGTCATCGCCGGCCCGCCGTGGAGCATGCCGCTCGTGGTGACGATGACGGTGTTTTGTTCGGCGATCCGCTTTCGTTGCCCATCCCGGCCGTCGACGAACCGGGCGTTGCCTTTCCCGCGGCGCAACTCGGCTGCGTCGCGCAGGAACGGCCGGTTCTGCTCCCGGAGGAACAACTCGGTGACGCGCTGGCCCATCCCGTCGACGTAGCACTCGAGGTCGTGACGGGCACAGAGACAGAGCACCTCCTGAGTGCGGCCGATGGCGAACGCGGGGACGACGACGGTGCCGCCCTCCCAGATGGTCGTCTGGAGACTCTCGACGAACGCCCGTTCGATCTCTGCGCGCGGAGGGCGTGTCGTGTCCGCGTACGTACTCTCGGTGATGACGACGTCGGCGTCCGGGCGCGCCGTGGTTCCGGCGACCAGCCGCTGGTCCTCGGTGTGGTAGTCGCCCGTATAGAGCAGTCGAGTATCATCGCCGGCTATCAGGACGTGGGCGCTTCCGGGGACGTGCCCCGCATCGTAGAAGGTAACCTCGAAGCCGGCGGCCTCGAACGGCTCGTCGTAGCCGTGGGTTCGGGATACTTGCGTCAACCGCGCGAGTTCGGTCTCGGTGAACGGACAGTCGTAGGTCCCGCCGTGCAGCTCGAGGGTGTCTCTGGCGAGCACCATCGCGAGGTCGTAGGTCGGTGGCGTCCAGTGGACTTCCGGACGGGCGTCACCCGAGAGCAGCGCGGGCACCGTCCCGACGTGGTCGAGGTGGCCGTGGCTCACGACGACGGCCTCGGGGTCGACGTCGCCGATCGGGAACGACGGCGGGTTCCCCGAGTCCATCCCGAAATCGATCAACAATCGATCGTCGATCAGGATCGCACTCCGACCGATCTCGCGAGCACCGCCCAGGAACTCGACCTCCATGTCCCGCACCTCATACTCGAGCGGTTTCCCTCCGTCGATCCTGCTGGTCTCTGTCCCGACCGCGTCGCCGCCCGTCCGTCGTGGTCACCGATCGCGGTCGCGCTCTCGCTGTCCGTCGAGATCCTCGAGCGACCGCGCGGCGGGTTCCGGGTGGGAGTGGCCGGTCGCGTCCTCGTCCCCCGAGAGCACCCGCTCGAGTTCTCGCTCGAACTCCGCATCGGTCAGTTCGCCCTCGACGTACTGTTCCTGCAACGCAGCTTTCGGGTCGCTTTCGTCTGCAGGCTGCTCACTGCCGCCCCTCTCGTTCCGGTAGCGTTCCTGCGGTGTCCCGGAACTGCCCCGCATGACGGTGTACAGACCGATTCCAGCGAGGACGAACAGGGCGAGTATCACCAGCGTCACGAGCGCCGAGATGGCCGCACCGACGAGCCAGAGGACCAGTCCGACCACTGTCACGACGATCGAGAGGGCGACGAACGCGAGTAAAAGTGCACCGAGTCCCTTGAGCGCGAGGATCCCGAGTCGGCCCATACGATACTTTCGACCACCGGGCACAAAAACATCACGCGACTGTCACTCGAGTTGATCGGTTCGTCGTCTCGCCGCGTCCGGTCAGGACCCGTTCGACTGTGTGCTGGTCCCGCCGGACTCGGCTCGGCGCGTCAGTCCGATGAGGTAGACGTCGACCAGACAGACCACCAGAACCGCGAGCGGGACGGCGACGTCGACGTAGTCGACGGCCTCGAACTGCAACGCCGTCACGAAAAACGGCTCGCCGGGCTCGAGTGCACCCGGCAGCGTCCGTGCGCTCAGGAACGCCAGCGCCAGACCATAGAGCACGAACCACGCGCCGCCACGCATCCACCGGCCGAGGTAACAGTGGCCGAGGCCAGCGACGAACACCGTGAGCGGGTACGCCGGCCAGAGCGGGCGACTCGAGTCAGGCATCGTCGTCGACGACGTCGGCGAACGGGATCCGTGTTGCCCGTTCCAGTCGGCTGAGCGGTGATCGACTCATCGGCCTGGAGTCGGTCTTCGACCGTTCGTCGGCGCGGCCGCCCGAGCGCTCGAGCGTCGTGATCGCCTCACGCGCCCGTTCGACGTGCCGCCTGACGGTCGCCGTGTGGGTATCGTCGCGCGGTTTCGAACTCGAGGACGCCTTCGCGTCCCGTTCGACCGCGGCCTCCTCGGGACGACCCGAGAGGACGAGCGCGGCGACGTCGCCGACTGCGTCGCTGGGGGATGGATGGGCAGCGATCGCACCGAGGAGCGACCGTCCGTATCGCTCGAGGGCTTCCCGGGCGTCTTCGGTCGCGCCAGCGGCCGTCGCACCGAGTTCGCTCGCCGTCCCTGCAAGCACGGCGTCGGGCGTACGCGAGTCGGTCGCGTCATCACGTGCGTCCGCAGACTGGACGTGAAACGCGGTCGCGAGCGCCGTCGAGCCTCGGGTGAGAACCTGGTACATGGACGCAGTTCGGCGACTCGAGTCGGTCAGCCCGCCGATCTGGGTGTACGCGGCCGCGTGGAGGTAGTCACTGGCCAGCACGGCCGCGTCGCGGTCGGTCGGTCGACCGTATCGTTCGTCGGCGAGGAGGTCGGCCCTGATCTCGACGTAGCCCTCGAAACAGCCGACGGCGGTGACGAGGTCGGTCGTCGGGTCCGCGGTCGGACTGTCGACCTCCTCGGGGTCGGGGGTGTCGGTTGCGGAGGCACAATCCCCGGCGTCCAGACTCACCTCTCGTGCGACCTGGCAGAGTACCACCGCGAGAGATCGGTCGGGTCTCGGGAGGGCGTCG is a genomic window of Natrarchaeobaculum aegyptiacum containing:
- a CDS encoding MBL fold metallo-hydrolase; this encodes MEVEFLGGAREIGRSAILIDDRLLIDFGMDSGNPPSFPIGDVDPEAVVVSHGHLDHVGTVPALLSGDARPEVHWTPPTYDLAMVLARDTLELHGGTYDCPFTETELARLTQVSRTHGYDEPFEAAGFEVTFYDAGHVPGSAHVLIAGDDTRLLYTGDYHTEDQRLVAGTTARPDADVVITESTYADTTRPPRAEIERAFVESLQTTIWEGGTVVVPAFAIGRTQEVLCLCARHDLECYVDGMGQRVTELFLREQNRPFLRDAAELRRGKGNARFVDGRDGQRKRIAEQNTVIVTTSGMLHGGPAMTYVPAIRSHPANKIAMTGYQVEGTPGRDLLETGSAEIDGRVMPVSAQVEQYDFSAHADREGLLAFLDSYRDSRVLVVHGDRCETFAEELRAEGFDASAPALGERVDLEA
- a CDS encoding 2,3,4,5-tetrahydropyridine-2,6-dicarboxylate N-succinyltransferase, translating into MSTLQSDVTELWDRKQAGEIDAQSAGSDAIDTLEAFLEALEAGEVRAAEKRDGEWEANEWVKQGILLNFGLRENQPFGYGGVDHYDVLPLRETEDLGARGTRNTPNGTAIRRGAYLGKDCIMMSPSFVNIGAYVGDGTLVDSCDTIGSCAQIGENVKIGANTLIGGVLEPVENAPVILEDGVSLGAGCRVTSGFVVGENSVVGENTLLTPRIPVYDLVEEEIIYGELPPERRAFIRYVESSVSDHDLFEGGAYKPAVVATDLETETLEATEREDALRE
- the dapB gene encoding 4-hydroxy-tetrahydrodipicolinate reductase codes for the protein MTVRIGVTGATGRMGREVLAAVADHDDCTTAFAVNRDPDGATVEGVGLEPAAEFDALVTDHEPDVVVDFTGPGSALEYARACAAAGVAFVTGTTGFDDDQRDALESLSDEIPVLHAPNFARGVQALVNVVGEAVRSLPGYDVEVVETHHNAKRDAPSGTANRLLEEIEAHGEFSGRKHGREGFDPREEDEIGIHVLRAGDVTGEHEILIAGNHEEVRLTHRAEDRGVFAAGAVDAAVWIAGAKAGWYDFADVIDA
- the dapA gene encoding 4-hydroxy-tetrahydrodipicolinate synthase, which translates into the protein MTAIDFTGVFPAMCTPFDDDDRIDFDTLQEDAQRLEAAGVDGLVPVGSTGESATLSHDEHVRVVEAVIEAVDDVPVIAGTGSNNTREALELSERAAAAGADGLLLISPYYNKPEQRGLVEHFRTIADAVDLPQIVYNVPSRTGQNVEPDTAVELASHENITGYKAASGDLGQIGEIAERTVDEDFAVLSGDDALTVPAISVGATGTISVAANVEPERTCAMVGAALDGDYDRARDLHHELGPLFRHLFVETNPIPVKEAMEIRGYGPARLRSPLTRLSEEHVGEMERILEDLAEERPVLDAAEGDR